From a region of the Tiliqua scincoides isolate rTilSci1 chromosome 4, rTilSci1.hap2, whole genome shotgun sequence genome:
- the LOC136648381 gene encoding protocadherin alpha-3-like, which yields MVVFLQCCLARRQLLQLFFLCIALEMGNGQLHYSVLEESQHGTFVGRIAQDLGLEVDELMPRMFRMESQGDGNYLEVNIQNGILFVNSRIDREVLCAKNPLCSIHLEVIIDKPLRVFHVEVEVKDINDNAPVFSRKEQNVFVSEMRTPGSFFPLEGASDADIGPNSHLTYTLSPSEFFTLDLQRKHDESQLLRLLLKTSLDREVKAVHRLLLTATDGGKPELSGTAQLVISVLDENDNAPAFNQSLYKVQMAEDVQSGKLVIKLNATDLDEGINKDITYSFQNHVPTKLKNTFALDSITGEIRIREKLDFEENHQYEIQVQATDKGSNPMTGYCSVVIEVLDVNDNTPEILLKSLSVPVPEDSPPGMVVALISVSDRDSGVNGQVSCSLHPPRIPFKLVSNFKNYYSLEVAEPLDRERVAEYRLVVTVQDQGAPSLSATSNLVVPIGDVNDNAPTFSQPSYTVFIKENNPPGAHIFTVSASDPDVAENSLVSYWLDEKLWQLSSYISVHSESGKVYALQPLDYEELKLLEFQVNAKDAGLPSLSGNVTVQVFVIDENDNAPAVSVLSEESPVLLVLPVKAGQVVGKIRALDSDSGYNAWLRYELHEATAGPWRVGLYSGEISTTRVMDEIDGSGSGQNLLVLVKDHGKPMLSVTATLSVSLVTSAQVTHTDAHLPRTGGSPKPSVDNVNVYLIIAICSVSSLFLLVIIVYVALRCQSQAKEAMMYGPGTATLVCASEVGSWSYSNRHSHILAGVSGEAGIKSDLIAFSPNIPPPPGSEKQEQILCDSSVQVSSAC from the coding sequence ATGGTTGTTTTCCTCCAGTGCTGCCTAGCAAGAAGGCAGTTGCTGCAGCTATTTTTTCTCTGCATTGCTTTGGAAATGGGGAATGGCCAGCTCCATTATTCTGTGCTTGAGGAATCCCAGCACGGCACCTTTGTGGGCCGCATTGCTCAGGACCTGGGACTGGAGGTGGATGAACTGATGCCTCGAATGTTCCGGATGGAATCCCAAGGTGATGGAAACTATTTGGAGGTAAATATCCAGAATGGAATCTTGTTCGTTAATTCTCGGATAGATAGGGAGGTGCTGTGTGCCAAGAATCCTTTGTGCTCCATTCACCTGGAGGTGATTATAGATAAACCCCTGAGGGTTTTTCATGTAGAGGTGGAGGTCAAGGACATAAATGATAATGCTCCAGTGTTTTCTCGAAAGGAACAAAATGTCTTTGTTTCAGAAATGAGAACACCAGGCTCATTTTTCCCACTGGAGGGAGCCTCTGATGCAGATATCGGTCCGAACTCTCACCTCACCTATACTCTCAGTCCCAGTGAATTCTTTACATTAGATCTTCAGAGGAAACATGATGAAAGCCAATTATTAAGGCTTCTTTTGAAAACTTCTTTAGACAGAGAGGTCAAGGCTGTACATCGTTTGCTGCTGACTGCCACTGATGGGGGGAAACCAgagctcagtggcacagcacaGCTGGTGATTTCTGTGCTGGATGAAAATGACAATGCGCCTGCCTTTAATCAATCTCTTTACAAAGTCCAAATGGCTGAAGATGTTCAGAGTGGGAAATTGGTGATTAAATTGAATGCTACGGATTTGGATGAGGGAATCAATAAGGATATTACATATTCATTTCAGAACCACGTGCCCActaaattaaaaaacacatttgccTTAGATTCCATTACGGGGGAAATAAGAATAAGAGAAAAATTAGACTTTGAGGAAAACCATCAGTATGAGATTCAGGTGCAAGCTACTGATAAAGGGAGCAACCCAATGACAGGATATTGTAGTGTTGTGATCGAAGTACTGGATGTCAATGACAACACTCCTGAGATATTGTTGAAGTCTCTGTCAGTACCAGTACCAGAGGACTCTCCACCAGGGATGGTGGTGGCCCTGATCAGTGTCTCAGATAGGGATTCTGGGGTCAATGGGCAAGTGAGCTGTTCCCTGCATCCCCCTAGGATCCCTTTCAAACTAGTGTCCAACTTCAAGAATTACTATTCTCTAGAGGTGGCTGAGCCCCTGGATCGAGAGAGGGTGGCTGAGTACAGGCTAGTTGTGACAGTGCAAGACCAAGGGGCTCCATCGTTATCTGCCACCAGCAACCTGGTGGTACCCATTGGCGATGTGAATGACAATGCGCCCACTTTTTCACAACCCTCCTACACAGTCTTCATAAAAGAAAACAACCCACCTGGTGCTCACATCTTCACTGTATCTGCCTCCGACCCAGATGTAGCTGAGAACTCCTTGGTCAGCTACTGGCTGGATGAGAAACTCTGGCAACTGTCAAGCTACATCTCTGTGCATTCAGAAAGTGGGAAGGTCTATGCCTTGCAGCCCTTGGACTATGAAGAGTTGAAGCTGCTGGAGTTCCAGGTGAATGCTAAAGATGCTGGGCTGCCCTCCTTAAGTGGCAACGTGACAGTGCAAGTCTTTGTAATTGATGAAAATGACAACGCACCGGCAGTGTCAGTGCTGTCAGAAGAGTCACCTGTCCTGCTTGTGCTGCCAGTGAAAGCTGGCCAGGTAGTAGGCAAGATACGTGCCCTGGATTCTGATTCAGGTTACAATGCATGGTTGCGCTATGAGCTACATGAGGCAACCGCTGGCCCTTGGCGGGTGGGGCTATACAGCGGTGAGATCAGTACAACACGTGTCATGGATGAGATAGATGGCAGTGGTAGTGGCCAGAATTTACTGGTGCTGGTGAAGGACCATGGCAAGCCAATGTTGTCTGTCACTGCAACACTGAGTGTGTCATTGGTGACAAGTGCCCAGGTTACTCACACTGATGCTCATCTTCCCAGGACAGGAGGGAGCCCGAAGCCTTCAGTGGACAATGTTAATGTCTATCTGATCATCGCCATCTGCTCAGTGTCTAGCCTGTTCCTGCTGGTGATCATAGTATACGTGGCCTTGCGATGTCAGAGCCAAGCAAAGGAAGCAATGATGTATGGGCCTGGTACTGCTACACTTGTATGTGCCAGTGAAGTGGGGAGCTGGTCGTATTCAAATCGTCACAGCCATATCCTGGCAGGGGTCAGTGGTGAAGCTGGTATCAAGAGTGACCTTATAGCTTTCAGCCCCaacattcctcctcctccaggcagTGAGAAACAGGAGCAAATACTTTGTGATTCATCAGTTCAGGTGAGTTCTGCATGttga
- the LOC136648382 gene encoding protocadherin alpha-5-like, producing the protein MWIVSLVRRRLLQLVLLHTAWKVGSGQLHYSVPEESQHGTFVGRIAQDLGLEVSELVPRLFRMESQGHGEYFRVNVQNGILFVNSRIDREELCAKSPLCSVHLEVIIDKPLKVFHVEVEIADINDNAPVFSVSEQKLVIAESRLPHSPFPLESASDADIGTNALLAYKISPSDYFKLNIVTNEDHSKSAGLELKKPLDREDISVHHLLLTATDGGKPELTGTIQLVINVLDVNDNAPLFNQSVYRIRLPENAANGTLVITLNATDMDEGIFKEIAYYFSNLVSDKVKRIFQISKSTGEIKVTGPLDYEDVNLWEIQVVAEDKGNPPLAGHCKVVIEILDINDNAPELSLKSLSVPVLEDSLPGTMVALISVSDRDSGANGQVSCSIWPSGLPFKLISNFKNYYSLVLEKPLDREQVAEYVLVVMVRDEGTPSLSASSSLVVPVGDVNDNAPTFAQHTYTVFVKENNPPGAHIFTVSALDPDMAENGLISYWLDEKLWPLSSYISVQSESGKLYALQPLDYEETKLLEFQVSAKDAGLPSLYGNVTVQVFVVDENDNAPVVSAPAKDAPILLVVPVAAGHMVGKVRALDADSGYNAWLRYELHEGSSGPWRVGLYSGEISTTHAVDEAEIIGSSKTLLVLVKDHGKPVLSATATLSVSLVSNAQAVQADAHLPRAGGSPKPLVESVNVYLIIAICSVSSLFLLVVIVYVALRCQCQAKEAMMYGPGTATLVCASEVGSWSYSNRHSHILGGVAGEAGAKSDLMVFSPNVPVFAVNGEVGNAAELVPNSSGEVSHMRPLISVRLTYL; encoded by the coding sequence ATGTGGATAGTCTCCTTGGTGAGGAGGCGGCTGCTGCAACTGGTTCTTCTCCACACAGCCTGGAAGGTGGGGAGCGGCCAGCTCCATTATTCTGTGCCAGAGGAATCCCAGCATGGCACCTTCGTGGGCCGCATTGCCCAGGATCTGGGACTGGAGGTGAGTGAGCTGGTGCCTCGGCTTTTCCGGATGGAATCCCAAGGCCATGGGGAGTATTTCAGGGTAAATGTTCAGAATGGGATTTTGTTCGTTAATTCTCGAATAGACAGGGAGGAGCTGTGTGCCAAGAGCCCTTTGTGCTCCGTTCATCTGGAGGTGATCATCGATAAACCCTTAAAGGTCTTCCATGTGGAAGTGGAGATTGCAGACATAAATGACAATGCTCCTGTTTTCTCTGTCAGTGAGCAAAAATTAGTTATTGCAGAATCACGATTGCCACATTCTCCTTTCCCACTAGAAAGTGCCTCTGATGCAGATATTGGCACCAATGCTCTGTTAGCATACAAGATCAGTCCAAGTGATTATTTCAAGCTGAATATAGTAACGAATGAAGACCACAGTAAATCTGCTGGGCTTGAATTGAAAAAACCTCTAGACAGAGAAGATATCTCCGTGCATCATTTATTACTCACAGCTACAGATGGGGGCAAACCTGAACTCACAGGAACAATCCAGCTGGTGATAAATGTGCTGGATGTAAATGATAATGCTCCATTATTCAATCAGTCTGTTTACAGAATCAGGCTGCCGGAGAATGCAGCAAATGGGACTCTCGTGATTACACTCAATGCCACAGATATGGATGAAGGAATTTTTAAGGAGATTGCTTATTACTTTAGCAACCTTGTTTCTGACAAAGTTAAGCGTATCTTCCAAATAAGTAAGAGCACTGGTGAAATCAAGGTTACAGGTCCCCTGGATTATGAAGATGTTAATTTGTGGGAAATTCAGGTTGTGGCAGAAGATAAAGGCAATCCTCCACTAGCTGGACATTGCAAAGTTGTGATAGAGATTCTAGACATCAATGACAATGCCCCTGAGTTGTCACTAAAGTCCTTGTCAGTGCCAGTTCTGGAGGACTCCCTACCTGGGACAATGGTGGCCCTGATTAGTGTTTCAGATAGGGACTCTGGAGCCAATGGACAAGTGAGCTGTTCCATATGGCCTTCTGGGCTCCCCTTCAAGCTGATATCCAACTTTAAGAATTACTACTCACTGGTGCTGGAGAAGCCCCTGGATCGGGAGCAGGTGGCTGAATATGTGTTAGTTGTGATGGTCCGGGATGAAGGAACTCCATCGCTGTCAGCTAGTAGCAGCCTAGTGGTGCCTGTTGGTGATGTGAATGACAATGCACCCACTTTTGCCCAACACACTTATACAGTGTTTGTAAAGGAAAACAACCCACCAGGTGCTCACATCTTCACTGTGTCTGCCTTAGACCCAGATATGGCTGAGAATGGCCTGATCAGTTACTGGCTGGATGAGAAGCTGTGGCCTCTGTCAAGCTACATCTCAGTGCAATCAGAGAGTGGGAAGCTCTATGCACTGCAGCCCTTGGACTATGAGGAGACGAAGCTGCTGGAGTTCCAAGTGAGTGCCAAGGATGCTGGGCTACCCTCCTTGTATGGCAATGTGACAGTGCAAGTCTTTGTGGTGGATGAAAATGACAACGCACCTGTAGtatctgcaccagcaaaggaTGCCCCCATCCTGTTGGTGGTTCCTGTGGCAGCTGGGCATATGGTGGGTAAGGTCCGTGCTTTGGATGCCGACTCGGGCTACAATGCATGGCTGCGCTATGAGCTGCATGAAGGAAGTAGTGGCCCATGGCGAGTGGGACTTTACAGTGGTGAGATTAGCACTACACATGCCGTGGATGAAGCAGAGATTATAGGCAGCAGCAAGACTCTCCTGGTACTGGTGAAGGACCATGGTAAGCCTGTGTTGTCAGCCACAGCTACACTGAGTGTATCGCTTGTGTCAAATGCCCAGGCTGTTCAGGCCGATGCCCACCTTCCCAGAGCGGGAGGGAGTCCAAAGCCTCTGGTGGAGAGTGTCAATGTTTATCTGATCATTGCCATCTGCTCAGTGTCCAGCCTGTTCCTTCTTGTCGTCATTGTGTATGTGGCCTTGCGATGCCAGTGCCAGGCCAAGGAGGCAATGATGTATGGTCCTGGGACAGCCACGCTGGTGTGTGCCAGTGAAGTGGGCAGCTGGTCGTATTCGAATCGCCACAGCCACATCTtgggaggtgtggctggggaaGCTGGTGCGAAGAGCGACCTCATGGTTTTCAGTCCCAACGTTCCTGTCTTTGCAGTGAATGGGGAGGTAGGAAATGCAGCAGAACTTGTTCCAAATTCATCTGGTGAGGTGAGTCACATGAGACCCTTAATATCCGTCAGACTGACATACTTGTAA
- the LOC136648383 gene encoding protocadherin alpha-5-like: protein MVAWKTDCVTRRLLQLVLLHTAWEMGSGQLHYSVPEESQHGTFVGRVAQDLGLEVGELVPRMFRMVSKGRGDYFEVNVQNGILFVNSRIDREELCGRNADCAIHLEVIVDKPLRVFHVEVEIRDINDNAPLFSASEQILSIAEVITAPGTRFPLEGASDADMGTNALLTYKLRPNEYFVVEQQTADQRNKPLAIILKKPLDREETPVHHLLLTATDGGKPELTGTVQLLINVLDANDNPPVFNQSVYKVSLLENAANGTLVIKLSATDLDAGMNKEISYSFSNHVPLHFQNVFRINSNTGEIQVNGRVDFEAVNVFDLHIVAEDKGTLPLSGHCQVVIEVLDMNDNVPEVAISSVSVPVPEDALLGTVVALISVSDRDSGANGQVSSSLWPPGLPFKLMSTFKNYYSLVVAETLDRERVEEYGVIVIAKDQGEPSLSTSSSLVVPISDVNDNAPTFAQPTYTVFVKENNPPGAHIFTVSASDPDVAENSLVSYWLDEKPWPLSSYISVHSESGKLYALQPLDYEELKLLEFQVNAKDAGLPSLCGNVTVQVFVVDENDNAPAVSALADDAATILVVPLAAGHMVGKIHALDADSGYNAWLRYELHEATSSSLWRVGLHSGEISTTRTVDEAEGSSSQRLLVLVKDHGKPPLSATATLSVSLVTSSQALKTDARLPRTGDSSKPLVDNANINIYLIIAICSVSSLFVLVIILYVALRCQCQDKKAMVYGPGTATLVCASEVGSWSYSNRHSHILAGVSGEAGAKSDLMVFSPNVPASAENGKQLDLLCATVSN, encoded by the coding sequence ATGGTTGCTTGGAAAACAGATTGTGTGACAAGGCGCCTGCTGCAACTGGTTCTTCTCCATACAGCCTGGGAAATGGGGAGCGGCCAGCTCCATTATTCTGTGCCGGAAGAATCTCAGCATGGCACTTTTGTGGGCCGTGTTGCCCAGGATCTGGGACTGGAGGTAGGAGAGCTAGTGCCTCGGATGTTCCGGATGGTCTCCAAAGGACGTGGGGACTACTTTGAGGTAAATGTGCAGAATGGGATCTTGTTTGTGAATTCCCGGATAGACAGGGAGGAGCTGTGTGGCAGGAATGCTGATTGTGCCATTCACCTGGAGGTGATTGTGGATAAACCCCTGAGAGTCTTCCACGTAGAGGTGGAGATCAGAGACATAAATGACAATGCCCCTCTTTTCTCTGCAAGTGAACAAATCCTGAGCATAGCAGAAGTTATAACAGCACCTGGCACCAGATTCCCATTAGAGGGAGCATCTGATGCAGACATGGGGACCAACGCTCTGCTAACCTATAAGCTCAGGCCCAATGAATACTTTGTGGTAGAGCAGCAAACAGCTGATCAACGCAATAAACCCTTAGCAATTATTTTGAAAAAGCCATTGGACAGGGAAGAGACCCCTGTGCATCATTTATTGCTCACGGCCACTGATGGAGGAAAACCAGAGCTCACAGGCACAGTCCAGCTGTTGATCAATGTGTTGGATGCAAATGATAACCCTCCTGTTTTTAACCAGTCCGTTTACAAAGTGTCATTACTGGAAAATGCAGCTAATGGGACATTAGTGATTAAACTGAGTGCCACTGATTTAGATGCAGGGATGAATAAGGAAATCTCCTACTCATTTAGTAATCATGTGCCACTACATTTCCAAAATGTTTTTAGGATAAATTCCAACACAGGGGAAATACAAGTTAATGGAAGAGTGGATTTTGAAGCTGTTAATGTATTTGATCTGCACATTGTGGCAGAAGATAAAGGCACTCTTCCCTTGTCTGGGCATTGCCAAGTTGTCATTGAAGTGCTGGACATGAATGACAATGTTCCAGAGGTGGCAATCTCATCTGTGTCTGTGCCAGTGCCTGAGGATGCTCTACTAGGGACAGTGGTGGCCTTGATCAGTGTTTCAGACAGAGACTCTGGAGCCAATGGGCAAGTAAGTTCTTCCCTGTGGCCTCCCGGGCTCCCCTTCAAACTAATGTCCACGTTCAAGAACTACTATTCATTAGTGGTCGCTGAGACTTTGGATCGGGAACGGGTGGAGGAGTATGGGGTGATCGTGATAGCCAAAGACCAAGGCGAGCCATCGCTGTCAACCAGCAGCAGCCTGGTGGTGCCCATCAGTGATGTGAATGACAACGCACCCACTTTTGCACAGCCCACCTACACAGTTTTTGTGAAGGAGAACAATCCACCTGGTGCGCACATCTTCACTGTATCTGCGTCAGACCCAGATGTAGCTGAGAACTCCTTGGTCAGCTATTGGCTGGATGAGAAGCCCTGGCCGCTATCAAGCTATATCTCAGTGCACTCAGAGAGTGGGAAGCTTTATGCTTTGCAGCCCTTGGACTATGAGGAGTTGAAGCTTCTGGAGTTCCAGGTGAATGCTAAAGATGCTGGGCTGCCCTCCCTGTGCGGCAATGTGACAGTACAAGTCTTTGTGGTGGATGAAAATGACAATGCACCTGCAGTATCTGCACTAGCTGATGATGCTGCCACTATTTTGGTGGTCCCTCTGGCAGCTGGACATATGGTGGGCAAGATCCATGCTTTAGATGCTGACTCAGGCTACAATGCATGGCTGCGCTATGAGCTGCATGAGGCAACCAGTAGTAGCCTTTGGAGGGTTGGTCTGCACAGTGGTGAGATCAGTACAACACGCACTGTGGATGAAGCTGAGGGGAGTAGCAGCCAACGATTGTTGGTTCTGGTGAAAGATCATGGTAAGCCTCCACTCTCAGCAACAGCCACACTGAGTGTATCACTGGTGACAAGTAGTCAGGCTCTCAAAACAGATGCCCGCCTTCCTAGAACAGGTGACAGCTCAAAGCCTCTGGTGGACAACGCCAATATCAATATCTACTTGATCATAGCCATCTGTTCAGTCTCCAGCTTGTTTGTGTTGGTGATCATCTTGTATGTGGCCCTGCGATGCCAGTGCCAGGACAAGAAAGCAATGGTGTACGGccctggcacagctacattggttTGTGCAAGTGAAGTGGGCAGTTGGTCATATTCAAACCGCCACAGCCACATCCTGGCGGGTGTGAGTGGGGAAGCCGGAGCTAAGAGTGACCTCATGGTTTTCAGCCCCAATGTTCCTGCTTCTGCTGAGAATGGAAAACAGCTGGACCTGCTCTGTGCGACGGTTAGTAATTGA
- the LOC136648384 gene encoding protocadherin alpha-3-like, whose amino-acid sequence MQLLFQLILLHTAWEMGSGQLHYSVQEESQHGTFVGRIAQDLELEVGELVPRMFRMVSKDYRDYLEVNVQNGILFVNSRIDREELCSQSPMCTIHLEVVLDKPLRLFHVEVEITDVNDNAPVFSASEEILSVAETTQPGARFPVEGASDADVGVNAQLKYKLSSTEYFAVEEKMNDKHSKSLVLVSKKPLDREEIPVHHLVLTATDGGQPALTGTVNLEITVMDANDNTPVFNQSVYRVKLLENAEDGMLVIQLHAADSDEGINKEISYSFSKHVSSSVKNTFSIGAETGEIRVKGKVDYEDISLYDFEIEAKDKGNPPLLGHCNVIIEIMDMNDNIPEVSVTSLLESVPEDSPLETVVALISVLDGDSGTNGQLRCSLQPPGLPFKLVSTFKNYYSVVLDAPLDREQVAEYKLVVRAEDQGVPSLSSSSSFVVSIGDVNDNAPTFAQPTYTVFVKENNPPGAHIFTVLASDPDMAENALISYGMDEKLWPLSSYISVHSESGKVYALQPLDYEELKLLEFQVSAKDAGLPSLSSNVMVQVFVVDENDNSPRVSGPKESPILLVVPVVAGQMVGKIHALDSDSGYNAWLHYELHEATSGPWQVGLYSGEISTTRALDAAEGDGVSHSVLVLVKDHGKPMLSTTATLTVSLVVNAQSSHTDAHLSRTGGSPKSLADNTNIYLIVAICSVSSLFLLAIVVYVALQCRCQPKEAVMYGPGTTTLVCASEVGTWSYSNRHSHLLGGVAGEAGAKSDLMVFSPNVPVFAVNGEVGNATERVPNSAGEIYLLIMAHEKVKKVFLVN is encoded by the exons ATGCAGCTGCTGTTTCAGCTGATTCTGCTCCACACAGCCTGGGAGATGGGGAGCGGCCAGCTCCATTATTCTGTGCAAGAGGAATCCCAGCATGGCACCTTTGTTGGCCGCATCGCCCAGGATCTGGAGCTGGAGGTAGGAGAGCTGGTGCCTCGGATGTTCCGGATGGTTTCTAAGGACTACAGGGATTATTTAGAGGTAAATGTGCAGAATGGGATCTTGTTTGTGAATTCAAGGATAGACAGGGAGGAGCTGTGTTCTCAGAGCCCCATGTGCACCATTCATCTGGAGGTGGTCCTGGATAAGCCCTTAAGGCTCTTCCATGTGGAAGTAGAGATCACAGACGTAAATGATAATGCCCCTGTTTTCTCTGCAAGTGAGGAGATTTTGTCTGTTGCAGAGACCACCCAGCCAGGTGCCCGTTTCCCTGTAGAGGGAGCCTCTGATGCCGATGTTGGTGTTAATGCTCAGTTGAAATACAAACTCAGTTCCACTGAATATTTTGCTGTTGAAGAGAAAATGAATGACAAGCACAGTAAATCGTTAGTGCTTGTGTCAAAGAAACCTCTGGACAGAGAGGAAATCCCTGTACATCATCTTGTGCTAACAGCTACTGATGGGGGTCAGCCAGCACTCACAGGCACAGTCAACCTGGAGATCACTGTGATGGATGCAAATGATAATACACCTGTATTCAATCAGTCTGTGTATAGAGTGAAGTTATTAGAAAACGCAGAGGATGGAATGTTGGTTATTCAGCTCCATGCAGCAGATTCAGATGAGGGAATCAATAAGGAAATCTCCTACTCATTCAGCAAGCATGTTTCTTCCAGTGTAAAAAATACATTTAGCATAGGTGCTGAAACAGGTGAGATCAGGGTAAAAGGAAAAGTGGATTATGAAGACATTAGTCTGTATGATTTTGAAATTGAGGCAAAAGACAAAGGAAACCCTCCTCTGCTTGGCCACTGCAATGTCATAATAGAAATAATGGACATGAATGATAACATCCCAGAGGTGTCAGTGACATCCCTGTTAGAGTCAGTGCCAGAGGATTCTCCTCTTGAGACAGTGGTGGCCCTGATCAGTGTGTTGGATGGGGATTCTGGCACCAATGGACAACTGAGATGCTCGCTACAGCCTCCTGGGCTCCCCTTCAAGCTGGTGTCTACCTTCAAGAATTACTACTCAGTGGTGCTAGATGCACCTCTGGACCGGGAGCAAGTGGCTGAATATAAGCTGGTGGTGAGAGCTGAAGACCAAGGCGTTCCATCACTGTCATCCAGCAGCAGCTTCGTAGTGTCCATTGGTGATGTGAATGACAATGCGCCCACTTTTGCGCAGCCCACCTACACAGTCTTTGTGAAAGAGAATAACCCACCAGGGGCTCACATATTCACAGTACTTGCATCAGACCCAGACATGGCTGAGAATGCCTTGATCAGCTATGGGATGGATGAGAAGCTCTGGCCATTGTCAAGCTATATCTCAGTGCACTCGGAAAGTGGAAAGGTTTATGCTTTGCAGCCTTTGGATTATGAGGAACTGAAGCTACTGGAATTCCAAGTGAGTGCCAAGGATGCTGGGCTGCCCTCCTTGAGCAGCAATGTGATGGTGCAAGTCTTTGTGGTGGATGAGAATGACAACTCCCCAAGAGTATCTGGGCCAAAGGAGTCTCCCATCTTGCTGGTAGTCCCTGTGGTGGCTGGGCAGATGGTGGGCAAGATCCATGCACTAGATTCCGATTCTGGTTATAATGCATGGCTTCACTATGAGCTACATGAGGCAACAAGTGGCCCTTGGCAGGTGGGATTATACAGTGGGGAGATCAGTACCACACGTGCCTTGGATGCGGCAGAAGGTGACGGTGTCAGCCACAGTGTGCTAGTGTTGGTGAAGGATCATGGCAAGCCAATGTTATCAACCACAGCTACACTGACTGTGTCGCTGGTGGTAAATGCTCAGTCTAGTCACACTGATGCCCATCTTTCTCGGACAGGAGGAAGCCCAAAGTCACTTGCAGACAACACAAACATTTATCTGATCGTTGCTATCTGCTCAGTGTCCAGCCTGTTCCTTCTCGCAATTGTTGTGTATGTGGCCCTACAATGCCGATGTCAACCCAAGGAAGCAGTGATGTACGGTCCTGGCACAACCACTCTAGTGTGTGCCAGTGAAGTGGGTACCTGGTCGTATTCGAATCGTCACAGCCATCTCCTGGGAGGTGTAGCTGGGGAAGCTGGTGCGAAGAGTGACCTCATGGTTTTCAGTCCCAATGTTCCTGTCTTTGCAGTGAATGGGGAAGTTGGAAATGCAACAGAACGTGTTCCAAATTCAGCTGGTGAG ATATACTTGTTGATAATGGCACATGAGAAAGTCAAGAAAGTTTTTCTGGTCAACTGA